TGGATAGCACGTGGTGGGGACCCATCCTGGGCCCCATTTGGGCGTTTACAGCGGACGCCTGGACTGGCATAAGCTGCAGATCCGGGAGGATGACGCATGGAAACCCTGAAAAATAATCTGCCCCTGGCCACGGACGCTTTGAAAGCCACCTATGGAACAGCGGCTTTGCTCCCTATTGAGTTTTTCAAACTGCATGCGGACGAACTGCGAAATCTGATCGCGGGTCCTGTGGCGCGAACCTTTCTGTCGAGCGGCACGACGCGCGCGGACCGTTCGCAGAGCCATTTTTCAAAAGCCGGTTTGGAAAACTATAGACGCCTTTCGGTGGCGGCGTTTCAGGATATTTTGCGGCATTTTTTTACGGACATCCATGCGGTTTCTGGTTTGAGCCTGATACCCAGCGTGAAGGAATGGCCTGATTCAAGCCTTGCGCAGATGGTCGCGTGGATTGGTGATGAGCATCGGCTTGAATATTGGGACGGAACCGGACCTGTTCCAGAAAAGCCAATCTGGATCTTTGGTACAGCTTTTCATTTTGTGAATCTTGCGGATGATGGTGTGCGCCTCCGTTTACCGGAAGGCAGCGTCGTGATTGAAACGGGTGGAACCAAGGGCCGCTCGCGTTCGGTCACGCGTGAGGAACTTTACACTTTAATTTCCGAGCATCTGGGTGTCCCGCGCAATCGCATCATCAGTGAATATGGAATGTGCGAGCTGGCCACGCAGGCTTATGATTACGTCGCCGAGCCTGATGGTCCCGAGCTGACCCTCGATGAACGCTGGTTCCGTTTTCCATCTTCGATCGCTGTCTCGGTTTATGATCGACTGAGTCATGCCCAGGCGTCCGGTGAAGGGACTCTTGTGGTGCATGATGCCTGGCGCCTTGATTATCCCTTTCCCATTCGAACGGAGGATATGGCCCGAGTGCGTGCGGATGGGGCCTTTCAACTTTTGGGGCGGGTTCCCATGAGCCCTTTGAAGGGTTGCTCGATGCTCGCGGAGCAGATTGCGGGGGAACGAACCCTGCCGATGGCATCGGGTCCCTCGGGTCGCACGATGAAGGATCCCATTTCGAAAACACGGGCGGCAGCTGTTCATGCGATCGCGCATGATCTTCGCAGTGATCCTGAATTCTGGGCTCTCTGGAAGACCGAACTTCATCACACCAAGGCTGCGGAATGGTTGCGCGAGGATCTTGCTTACAGTCTGCCAGCCACAGTTGATGAGTGGATCAGCGCGGCTGAGGTCGCACGCGGCTCGGCCTGCCCTGCGCGCTGGCTGATCATTCCTCCAGAGTCTCATAACTTTGCCTGGCTTTATCCCATCCTCCTCGGGACCGTGCTTGGACTTGAGCTGCATCTTCGCGCACGCCCTGATGATCCGCTGGTGCTTTGGATGCAAAAGCGGCTTGCGCCTTTGGGTGGTTTTACGAGCTGGGCCGCGCCGCAGCGCATCGGTGTGGATCCGATGCCCGATGTGGACGCTGTCCTTCTTTATGGTTCCGATGAAACCATTGCCGCTGTTCAGGCCGTGTGCCCTGTTCCGATTCACGGTTTTGGCAGCTCACTTACGGTTTCCCTCATACATAAAAAAGGCGGAATCATCGGCCTTTGGAAGGACGCCTTCAGTCTTTTGCAGAAGGGCTGCATGTCGAGTCGTGTACTCTTCGTGCTGGAGGACCCTGAGGCTTCAGAGTTTCAAGAAGGATTTCTACGCAGTCTCCAGGAGGCGACGCAGCCGATTGGCCCCTTGCCCCTTGGAATGGATCTGGCTTTGGAACATGCTGCCTTTGGACTACGCTGTGAGGGCCGCATGGTCCCGCCCCGGCCCTGCGAAGGCGCGCCACTGCTCTTGATTCAAACGTTTGATCCCAAGAAAAATTTACAGTCCGTCTTGCTGGATCGCGCCATGAGCCTTAGTCTTGTTCTGGTCCCAAAAAATCTTTGGGCGGACTTCGCTGAATGGTTGCCGGCCCAGAAAAACCTTCATAAGATCGCGGTTCACGGTCAGACCCTGCCTTGGGCACTTGATGACCGCCGCTTCGAAATTGTGGAAGCGGGGCTGGCCAATGCTCCGAATTGGGATGGACGGCATCAAAATCGTCCCCTCTTCACTCTGAGGTGAAGAATCGGGGACGGAACAGTATAATAGAACAACTTGGGGATACCGGTGTTTTCCCTGCTACGAAGCACGAGGACTGGAACGTTATGAAAAGATGGGGTCTGACTTTGTTCGCAGCGGGAAGCCTGGGCCTTGGTGGCCAGGGTTTCGCACATCCGGCCGAGTATTCACCGATTCTGGCGCGCGCCTATATCAAATCCGGGGCTATCAATCCCGAAAACAGCCGCGAGTTTCGCCTTGATGAAGCCGAGCAGGAAGTCGAAGTCGGCAAATTCTGTAAGCAGCTCGGTCTGCAGTTTCGGAAGTTCGGCTGGGAATCCGATCCCTGCGGCGCTGTGAAATGGCAGGCGAGCATTCAGACTGTGGAAAAACGTCCTTTGCTCTATGCGTCCTTTGGCAAGGGCAAGGATGTGACACTGCTGCTCAGCGCTGTTCATCCGAACGAAGTTACGCCCGTACCCATGGGCTTTCGCCTGGCGCGGCATCTTATGGAAAATCCGGAACTGATCAAACCCGATCAGAAGGTTGTGATTGCGCCGCTGATCAATCCGGATGGATTTTTCTCCGAAAAGCCCATTCGCACGAATGCGCGCGGCGTCGATCCCAATCGCAATTTCTTCACGCTCGATTGGTATGAAAAATCCCTGAGCTGGTGGCAGTCGGGTCGCAATAAAAACCTTGCGTACTTCCCTGGGCATTTTCCGAATTCGGAACTTGAAACCATCTTTCAGGTGCGCCTCATAGATGATTTTCAACCGGATAAGATCCTCTCGATTCATGCGCCTTTGGGTTTCCTCGATTACGATGGCCCCGGCGATGAAAAAACCAGCACACTGACCCCTACCGAAACGCAGGCCCGGCAGCTGGCGGCGGCCATTTCCAAAAAGGCCAATAATTATCGGGTCGTCGATTATTCCTTCTATCCCGGATCGCTCGGGAACTTTGCCGGAAATGAGCGGCATATTCCGACAGTTACCCTGGAACTTAAAACCACGGACGCGAAAAAGGTCGATGAATACTGGGGCCAATTCCTGCCGGGAATGCTCGGGGCTATCGAATATCCGTTCAAGAAATCCGTGGAAGCCAAGCTCAACACTTTCAAATTCTATAGTCATTACGAACCTTTGGCCATCAAACCCAAGGACCGCAGCTGACCCTAAAGGCCCTTGTGATCCAGGCTTTTTAATGCCATATTCTCGATCCTAATTCCGGCTATTCCGCCGAATTTTGCGAGAGAATATGGACCAGTCCCCTCTTAATCTTGAAGACTTTCGCTATGATCTGCCTGACCATCTGATCGCGCAAACGCCGCTCAGTGATCGCAGCGGATCACGTCTTTTGATTCATCATACCGATGGCCAGCTGCAGCACAGCATGTTCCGCCATCTGCCGGAGCATCTGCCCAAGGGAACGCTGCTTCTATATAACGATAGTCGCGTGCTGCCGGGACGCTTGCTCGCGCAGACGCAGCATGGCGGCAGACTCGAACTCATGCTGATGCGGCCTTTGAGTGGACAGGGCAATCGCTGGGAAGCCTTGGGGCGTCCGCTTCGGAAACTTCATGAGGGGCTGAGCATTCCCTTAGGCGCCGGTTGTGTGGCCACGGTGGAGCGCCGAATTCAGGATGCTGCGCAGCCTTATTTGGAAGTGTCCTTCAATCTGGAGCATGAGGCCTTTTACGATTGGATGGAAAAGGAAGGCTATATTCCTTTGCCGCCTTATATTGCCCGGCCTGATGCGCTGAGCGCCCCGTCAAGTCCCGATCGCGATCGTTATCAAACGATCTATGCCAATGAAAAGGGATCGGTGGCGGCTCCGACTGCGGGTTTGCACTTTGATGACAGGATGTGGCAGGCGTTGCGTGAGGCCGGGGTGGAAACCGCGCCTGTGACCCTGCATGTGGGCGGCGGAACGTTTCTGCCGGTGAAATCGAACGAACTCGATGCGCATGTGATGCACCGCGAAACCTATCGACTCAGCCGGCATAGCTTTGCTGCGATTGAAAAGGCTCTGGCGGAAAAGCGGCCGATCGTGGCCGTGGGCACAACCACGCTCCGTTGCCTGGAATCCTTTGCCGTGCGTATGCGTGAAGAGGGTGCGGCGGCGCTGCTGGATCAGTGGCAGGAGACGCAGCTTTTCCTTTATCCGCGGCATCGCCAGGATATCCATCGGCCTTGGGCCATAAGCGGCCTTATGACGAATTTTCATCAGCCGGAGAGTTCGCTTTTGATGCTGGTGTCGGCGTTGGTAGGCTATGAGGCTATGCAGGATATTTATCGGAATGCGGTGGCCCAGGAGTATCGTTTCCTGAGCTACGGCGACACGAGTCTTCTCTGGCTGCCGAATTAACGGACGGCGTTGAGTTCCATAAGCTTCACCAGCATCTGCAGATCCTCGACCTGCTGCTTGAGCTGGGCGATCTGATTGTCTTTCAGTTTGACCTGCGCTTCCATACTCTGGAGGCGCAGTTGAAAGCTTTCCTGCAGATGACGCTCGATGGAATTGATTCGAGTCACGCTGTGTTCGCAGAACTGCAGAAGCGCCTGCGTATCCACCAGCGTGTTATCATGTTTCTGAAGGTTACTGCTGATATTGCCAGGTAGCGTGCGGAAGCTGGCTCCAGGTCGGGGTGCCTGCATCACTGCGGGTTCCTCCTTGATGACCGGCGCCGGAATTGCCAGCGGCATCACAGGCTGGGGCTCCGTCGCCTGTCGTGCTTCAGCCGCAGCGAACTCTGCGGCCTCCGCGGCCGTGCCCGGACCTACCGGAATATAATATTTGCCTTCCTTCAAGACCGCCTGAAGCTTGCCGGTTTTAATCCGGCGACGGACGGTCATATCCGAAACGGCAAAGGTTCGTGCGTACTCCACTATGGAAAGCCACTGCTCAGCCATAGAACCCCTCATGCGCAAGCTGATTTTTGCTGCTGTTATCAGTCTAACGCGGGGCCGGGCAGTGTAAAAGTCAGCCAATTCCTTGACGCGGAAGCTGCACGGCCGGCCCCAGGATACCGGCATCTGGGTAAGATATGCCCCGGATTCCGTCCAGGGCCTGGATCTATTTCTTCCTTAGGTCGATCCGCGCATCGCCATCCACCCAATCCACGAAAGCCACACGCGGGGTTTCCACGCGGTCTTTGATCAGAAGACTGGCGATCGGGTTTTCGATTTTTTCTTCCATTTTCCGTTTCAAAGGCCGGGCACCGTAGTTCGCGGTGTCGATGCTTTTCACAAGGCCGTCGCGGACAGCATCGGTGACCTGCAGCTCGACGTGAAGTCGGGCGAGACGTTTGCTGAGGTCATTCAGCATGATCTCGACGATCTCGCGGAACTGGTCGCTGTCGAGGCGGTTGAAAATAATGATCTCATCGAGGCGGTTGATGAATTCAGGACGCAGGAAGCCCTTGACGATTTTGAAGATCTCCTTGGTTTCCTGATCCTTGGACCACTCATTGACCTGAGCCCCGATACCGATCGGTGTGCGGCGGTCGGACATCACTTCGGAGCCGATGTTCGAGGTGCCGATGATCACACAGTTCGCGAAACTTACGCGCTGGCCTTCCGAATCGGTGAGCCAGCCTTCATCGAGGATCTGAAGGAGGATATTGAAGACATCAGGGTGAGCTTTTTCGAATTCATCGAAAAGCACAACCGAATAGGGCTGGCGCTTCACTTTTTCGGTGAGCTGACCGCCTTCGCCATAGCCGACGTAGCCGGGGGGCGAGCCGATCAGTTTACTGACATCATGCTTGGCCATGTACTCGGACATGTCGATGCGAATGATGCGATTTTCGTCGTCCATGATTTCCGCGGCTATGGCCTTCGCAAGCTCTGTCTTACCAACGCCTGTTGGACCGAGGAAAAGGAACGAGGCGATCGGAACATTGGGACGACGAAGCCCGGCACGGTTGCGGCGGATGGCGTTCGAGACGGATCGGATCGCATGGTTTTGTCCGATGACCCGTTTTTGCAGATGCTCTTCAAGGTGGAGCATCTTCTCGACTTCGGTGGCCACCATTTTATTGAGGGGGATGCCGGTTTTTTTGCTGATGACGGCGGCCACGTCTTCGCGGTCGACGCTGCGATCCTCCTGGCCTCTTTCCTTTTGGAATTCGGCTTTTTTCTGCTCCATTTCCGTTTCGAGCTGAACGAGTTCCATCTGAAAGCGCGACATCTGCTCGAAATCCTGGGCATTGAATGCACGGGATTTGGCTTCGGAAAGCTCCTGGCGCTTCTTTTCCAGTTTGCGAAGATCGGGCGGGGTATAGATCACTTTCAGGCGTTTCACCGCACCGGCCTCGTCGATAAGGTCGATGGCCTTATCGGGAAGACTGCGGTCCTGGATGTAACGATGAGAAAGTTCAGCGGCCGCGATCAGCGCGTCTTCCGTGTAGTGGACCTGGTGATGCTCTTCATATTTGGGCTGAATGCCCTTGAGGATTTTAATCGTATCCTCGACGCTGGGCTCTTCGACACGAACGGCTTCAAAGCGCCGGGCCAGGGCCTTATCCAATTCGATGTACTGCTTATATTCACGGTTGGTGGTGGCTCCGATACACTGCAGCTGACCACGTGCCAGAGCCGGCTTCAGCATGTTCGAAGCATCCAGAGCACCCGAGGCGCGACCAGCACCGACCACGGTATGGATCTCGTCAATGAAGAGGATGATTTCCCCGGACGAAGCAACCACTTCATCACGGATATTCTTCAGACGCTCTTCAAATTCACCCTGCATCTTCGCGCCCGCGAGCAGCGTGGCGATCTCAAGCGAAAGAATTCTCTTATTCAAAAGATATTCGGGCACATCCGCAGCGGCGATGCGGTTGGCCAGACCTTCGGCAATGACGGTCTTGCCGACACCCGGCTCACCCACCAGCAAAGGGTTATTCTTTTTACGACGGGAAAGGATCTGAATCACCCTTTCAATCTCGGCATCACGGCCGATAACCGGATCAAGCTCCCCCTTGCGCGCCAGGGCAGTCAGATCGCTTGTATATTCATCCAGGGCGCTTTGCCTGGATTCCTCTTCCCGATCCGTGATTTTATGGTTCCCGCGCATCTGGTCAAGAACACGCGCACATTCTTCATAACGCAGCCCGACCTCTTCCAGGATGCGTGAGGTTCCGGGAACGGTCCTATCAAAACAAGCTAGAAACAGGGCTCCGGTCGAAATATAAGTGTCGCCCATGCGGCGTCGTTCACGATCCGCAGCTTCAAAAAGATTCTCCACATCCTTGGTCATCCGAATCTGTCCAACCTGACCCTGGCTGAACTGGGGCAGCTCGTTGATCGCGGCCATGGCCCGGTCGACCATCTCCGAACGCAGTTCCCCAGCGTCGCGATCAAGTTCGTTAATGATTTTGACGACGATGGAATCCTTCTGATCAAGCAAGGCCATAAGCAGCCCTTCGGCACCAACCACCGCCTTGCGCTGGTTGGCATATTCCATCAGTGCTGCTTGGAGAGCTTCCGTAACCTTCACTGTTGATATCTTCAGCAATCTCTGAACCATGCTGGCCTCCGGCTTTGGACAGGTGAGCCCCGCAATCGGGGGTCCTTACTTCGCTGCAGTATATCATTGCCCGAGGCGCCAAGGGCTTCTATATTCAGGTGCGGCTAAATCGTCGGAGGTAATTCTATGGATTTTCGTGCGGCTCTCTTTGACTTCGACGGGGTCATCGTCGACAGCACGCCGACCCATCTGCGCGGCTGGCAGGCAGCGTTTCAGGGCTTGTTCAAAACCGATCTCGACTCCGCAACCCTCCAGAGCCTGGTGGGCCGTTCGACCGCAGCGATCGGCCGAATCCTTGCCGATCGCAGTGGCTACCCTGCTGCCAAGCCGGAGTTAATCCGGCGCAAGCAGATCCATGTTTTCGAACATCTTGGATCCATTGATCTGATCGAAGGGGCGCGGGAATTTCTGGAAGAGCTGCACAGACGGGCGATTCCGTTTGGAATCGTCAGCAATGCCCCGCGCGATTTCATCGGGGCCGCCATTGAAAAGCATCGCCTCCCTGTGCCTTTCTATTTAGGATTGGACGACTATCGACGCCCCAAACCTGATGCGGAGCCTTACGTCAAAGGCGCGGTCAAACTCGGTTTCACCTTCACCATGCATCCCAGTATCCTCGTCTTTGAAGACAGCACGCACGGCATAGATGCTGCGATCGCTGCGCACATGACGCCAATCGGCATCTGCTCGCAGCATCGGCCCGAGATTCTGACCAACGCGGGTGCCAGACTCTGTTTTGAAAATATGCGCGAGGCGGCCGTACTTCTTACTCGATAGACTCGCGAAGAAAATCCTGCCGCATCCGATCCAGCTGACCCGAAGTTTTCATCTCCTGAAAAATGGCATCGAGTTTCGGCACGAGGGCTTCGTGTTTTTTATGAACGTAATGAAAGGCTTCGATGCGTTCGAGGGGCGGCTTGAGCGCCTGGATGGAAGAAAGCTTAAGTTCTTTAATAAGGGCGAGGCCATTGATGTCACTGAAGATGGCCACATCAATGCGATCGGATTCGAGCATCTTGAAAAGATGACCAGGCTTATCGACGATCGTGACCCGCGGCAGACCCTTCACGCCTTTTTCCGCATACACCATGCCCCGCATGATACCAATGCGCAGATCGCGCAGGCTTTCCCAGCCGTTGATCCTGAGATCCTTGTTTTTGCTGAAAGCTGTGGCTTCAAACCAGAAAATGGAGGTGGGCACGCGTCTCAGAGAGGGGAATTCCTTCTCAACATCCTTGATCCGCGAAAGGTCGGCATCCACATAGCCGGAGTTGGCTTCATAGAGGGAACGCTTGCCGGGGAACTCGATAAATTCAATGGGGATTTGAAGGCGGTCATAGGCCTCGCTGACAATACGCATCAGGAGTCGATGATCCGGGCTTTCCATTTTTGCGATACGGAAAGCGTCCTTACCCTGGGCTCCGACACTCTGAGCAAGCAGAGCCGTGATCATAAATTTGAAGATAAGTCTTAGCATTCACCCTTCAATGCCGCCTGGATGATTCCCATTCTAACAGAGCATGGAAGTCTTTTGAATCCAGGTCATTTCGGAGTTTCTAACGGTGGGACGGATACCAAACGCAGCCTACGGATAATTACCGATGGATGGTCGAGAAGCAGAATAAGCGCGCCTGCCGACTGACAGGCGCGAGACAAGGAATCAAATCACACTGCTGGAAACCAGACGCAGATTGGCTGCCGACTTTTGCTTTTTAATCGGAGCCGGAAGGGTATCGAGCTGTTCCACAATATAGTTCCACAGCTCGACGCGATTTTTCATCGCCTCCTCGGCCGCCTGCTCGGCTTCCATGCTCATCTTTTCATCGTTGTTGCAAAGGATTTCGACCAGTCTTCCGCTCGCGGAAAAACCAGGACGCTTCAATCCTTCGATATGACGCTCGAAATAATCCAGAAGGCGACTGATCTTCACGTTGCCACCGAGCTGACCAAGGCGCAGAAGGAAGGAATCGGGAATGAAGGGTTCGCCTTCGTAAAACAAGGCCGCGGCGCGCTCATGCAAAGGCGCCTGCGCGAAGCGGCTCATTTTTCGAGCATAGCGGCTGACTGCCGCCGGAAAGCGCGCGTGCTTCAAAGCCGTTTGCCAGTTCTGTCCAGAATCCTGCAGATCAAAGAAGGAAACGATCGGACTGATATTCGCTCCCAAATCCTGCATGGCTTCCAGATAAATTTCGAAGTGACTCAGGAGCGAACCGTCCTGCTGCTCTTCGACTTCCTCCTCCAGGACCATCTCCGACACAAGGCGAATGGCTTCTTTCTGCGACTGGGAATTCAGAGGATGGATCAAGCCCACCAGCTCCTGGTGGATTTCTCTTAAGAGGAAATTATAGGACCACACGCAAATGACATGATGTTCCATGAACAAACGCAGGGATTGTTCATCATTCACACGTTCGTAGAGCTTATGGTTTTCCAAAATCTGGAAATACCGCTCAGTGATGAAAGACATTTGATCAATCCTCCTGAAGGGGGATGGGCAGATAAGCTACCAAATACGAGGGTGAGGTCCTATCTAAATTATACGGGAAGGATGAGCGGGCGAATAGGCCCGCGCGGAAGACAAGACGGATTCCCGCTTCATCTTTAACTTTTCGGTAGGATATGCTGATCCATCAATTCGGCTGTCGCCGCCAGAATACGCTCAACGCTCACCTGGTCGTAACATTTCACAGGCTTATCGCAGGATTTTTTCCAACACGGCGAACAGCTCACATCGGACTGTAATTTCACGCCGCGATCATAGAGATCGATCTCCTGAATGCAACTCACGCCGAACCACGCGATCGACGGTTTTTTCAAACCGATCGCAATGTGAAGTCCGAGCGAACAGGCGGAAAGAACCATGTCGGCCGTGTTCATCCAGAGTACACCCGATCGAAGGCCTTCGGTGGTCGGCGTGTTCAAAACCAGAGGATCATTGGCGAAAGCTTCTTTCATAAGACGCTGGCGCTCGGTATCTTCCGGGCCGCCGAGCAAAGCCACGGCATGATCAGGCCAAGCCTGACGCCACGCGCGAATCAATTCGATCGAACGTTCGACCGTAAATTTCTTATAAGGGAAAAGCAGCGAACAGCCCGTGTTGTAACCGATGATGCCTTGGGCTTTGCCACCGATCAAAAACTCACGCCGTCTGCGGGTTTCCTCAAGTTCCGCGGCTGTCAGCTGAAGGATGTAGGGATCACGTTGCCAATCGAGGGCCATGGTTTCGGTGATCTGCTGCGTTTCGGTTTTCTGATTGATGAAGAACTTCAACTCATCATTCAGGCCAACATCGTACTGATACTGCGCCTCAGGATTCAGCGGAACGATCACGCCGTTCGCATCAAGACCGAAGCCGCGCTTTTCCTTTGCCTTCAAACGCTGGGCGATCGCTCCTGCCTCAAGGGATTTATCCACCGCGAACAGCAGATCAAATTGCAGATGTTCCGCCGTATTGATCGCTGTGGTGTCGGCCAGGAGGATGCGATCTATATAAGGATTATTGTCGAGCAAGGCTTTCGTGTTCTTGAGCGTGATCCAGGTGATATGACTGTTTGGATAGCGGCGCTTGATGGCCGGCAGAAGACAGGTGCTGCGGAGCACAGCGCCCATGGCTTCCAAACTCAGAATGCAGATCCGCTCTTTCACGGGATCATAGTGCGGACATCCAGCGCAGTCACGTTTGTGGACGCAGGGCTTGTATCCCGAAAACAATCGACAGTCAAATTTGTATGCCATAGACCTATCCTGAACTGCTATAGTGCTGGAATGTAAACATTTCTCACGGGATCCCATGCCGCACAAGGACCAGAACCACATCCGCATCATCAGCCCGGCCGGACGCTTTCAAGCCGAATTGCTGGACGCGCGCCTTAAGGAGCTGGAAGCCATCGGGCTTCCGCTGAGCTATCACAAACTCAGTCCTGATCCAAGCTGGCCCTTCACTGCGGGCAGCCGACTGGATCGACTGGAGCAGCTGCAAAGCGCTCTCCTTGCACCGGACGTCAGATATTTGATGAGCGTGCGTGGTGGTTATGGTGTGTCTGACCTTCTTGACGGTATTAACTGGGATCAGTGTCGCGCGATCAGACCCAAGGCCGTCATTGGATTTTCTGATATTTCCGCGCTCCACTCAGCATTTTATACCAAGTTAGGTTGGAATAGCATTCATGGCCCCATGCCCGCTACAGAACTTTGGCGAAAGCATGGGGATGATGACGTCAGGGCCTTGCTGGATCTCCTTTCGGGACAGCGCCGCGACGTTGAACTGCCATTGCTCTATGAAGGCAAGGGTCTGCCGCCGCGGGTGCAAGGCCCCGCTTATGGTGGATGTTTGTCCGTTCTTACGAATCTGATCGGCACACCCTATTTTCCCAAAACACTCGAAGGCCACATCCTTTATTGGGAAGACATCGCCGAGCATCCCGCGCGCATCATGCGTTTTATGAATCAGTGGATTCAAAGCGGAGCGCTCAAAGGTGTGCGCGGCCTTATACTCGGACGCTTTGTCGGCAGCGAGGTGGAAGGCATGTGCACCGAAGCCCATATGCGTGAGACTTTGGCGCAAAGACTGAATATTCCCGTCTGGTTTTGTCCCCTCTTCGGGCACTGTTCACCGAACTGGCCCTTGCCGGTCGGCTGGCCCGTGGACGTCGACGGCGATCGTTTGCGATGGACGATGGAGCCACAAATTGGACTTATCAATAGCTAGGAGGAAGCCTCTTGACGACGCAACTGCAACCGGGCGATGCCGTTTATTTCATGGGAATTGGCGGCACAGGCATGGCCTCTGTCGCGGGACTGGCTCAGGAAGCCGGCTTTAAAGTCAGCGGCAGCGACGCGAATATTTATCCCCCGATGTCGACCATGC
This window of the Oligoflexus sp. genome carries:
- a CDS encoding M14 family zinc carboxypeptidase — protein: MKRWGLTLFAAGSLGLGGQGFAHPAEYSPILARAYIKSGAINPENSREFRLDEAEQEVEVGKFCKQLGLQFRKFGWESDPCGAVKWQASIQTVEKRPLLYASFGKGKDVTLLLSAVHPNEVTPVPMGFRLARHLMENPELIKPDQKVVIAPLINPDGFFSEKPIRTNARGVDPNRNFFTLDWYEKSLSWWQSGRNKNLAYFPGHFPNSELETIFQVRLIDDFQPDKILSIHAPLGFLDYDGPGDEKTSTLTPTETQARQLAAAISKKANNYRVVDYSFYPGSLGNFAGNERHIPTVTLELKTTDAKKVDEYWGQFLPGMLGAIEYPFKKSVEAKLNTFKFYSHYEPLAIKPKDRS
- the queA gene encoding tRNA preQ1(34) S-adenosylmethionine ribosyltransferase-isomerase QueA, whose amino-acid sequence is MDQSPLNLEDFRYDLPDHLIAQTPLSDRSGSRLLIHHTDGQLQHSMFRHLPEHLPKGTLLLYNDSRVLPGRLLAQTQHGGRLELMLMRPLSGQGNRWEALGRPLRKLHEGLSIPLGAGCVATVERRIQDAAQPYLEVSFNLEHEAFYDWMEKEGYIPLPPYIARPDALSAPSSPDRDRYQTIYANEKGSVAAPTAGLHFDDRMWQALREAGVETAPVTLHVGGGTFLPVKSNELDAHVMHRETYRLSRHSFAAIEKALAEKRPIVAVGTTTLRCLESFAVRMREEGAAALLDQWQETQLFLYPRHRQDIHRPWAISGLMTNFHQPESSLLMLVSALVGYEAMQDIYRNAVAQEYRFLSYGDTSLLWLPN
- a CDS encoding ATP-dependent Clp protease ATP-binding subunit, which gives rise to MVQRLLKISTVKVTEALQAALMEYANQRKAVVGAEGLLMALLDQKDSIVVKIINELDRDAGELRSEMVDRAMAAINELPQFSQGQVGQIRMTKDVENLFEAADRERRRMGDTYISTGALFLACFDRTVPGTSRILEEVGLRYEECARVLDQMRGNHKITDREEESRQSALDEYTSDLTALARKGELDPVIGRDAEIERVIQILSRRKKNNPLLVGEPGVGKTVIAEGLANRIAAADVPEYLLNKRILSLEIATLLAGAKMQGEFEERLKNIRDEVVASSGEIILFIDEIHTVVGAGRASGALDASNMLKPALARGQLQCIGATTNREYKQYIELDKALARRFEAVRVEEPSVEDTIKILKGIQPKYEEHHQVHYTEDALIAAAELSHRYIQDRSLPDKAIDLIDEAGAVKRLKVIYTPPDLRKLEKKRQELSEAKSRAFNAQDFEQMSRFQMELVQLETEMEQKKAEFQKERGQEDRSVDREDVAAVISKKTGIPLNKMVATEVEKMLHLEEHLQKRVIGQNHAIRSVSNAIRRNRAGLRRPNVPIASFLFLGPTGVGKTELAKAIAAEIMDDENRIIRIDMSEYMAKHDVSKLIGSPPGYVGYGEGGQLTEKVKRQPYSVVLFDEFEKAHPDVFNILLQILDEGWLTDSEGQRVSFANCVIIGTSNIGSEVMSDRRTPIGIGAQVNEWSKDQETKEIFKIVKGFLRPEFINRLDEIIIFNRLDSDQFREIVEIMLNDLSKRLARLHVELQVTDAVRDGLVKSIDTANYGARPLKRKMEEKIENPIASLLIKDRVETPRVAFVDWVDGDARIDLRKK
- a CDS encoding HAD family phosphatase; amino-acid sequence: MDFRAALFDFDGVIVDSTPTHLRGWQAAFQGLFKTDLDSATLQSLVGRSTAAIGRILADRSGYPAAKPELIRRKQIHVFEHLGSIDLIEGAREFLEELHRRAIPFGIVSNAPRDFIGAAIEKHRLPVPFYLGLDDYRRPKPDAEPYVKGAVKLGFTFTMHPSILVFEDSTHGIDAAIAAHMTPIGICSQHRPEILTNAGARLCFENMREAAVLLTR
- a CDS encoding transporter substrate-binding domain-containing protein — translated: MLRLIFKFMITALLAQSVGAQGKDAFRIAKMESPDHRLLMRIVSEAYDRLQIPIEFIEFPGKRSLYEANSGYVDADLSRIKDVEKEFPSLRRVPTSIFWFEATAFSKNKDLRINGWESLRDLRIGIMRGMVYAEKGVKGLPRVTIVDKPGHLFKMLESDRIDVAIFSDINGLALIKELKLSSIQALKPPLERIEAFHYVHKKHEALVPKLDAIFQEMKTSGQLDRMRQDFLRESIE
- a CDS encoding DUF3050 domain-containing protein translates to MSFITERYFQILENHKLYERVNDEQSLRLFMEHHVICVWSYNFLLREIHQELVGLIHPLNSQSQKEAIRLVSEMVLEEEVEEQQDGSLLSHFEIYLEAMQDLGANISPIVSFFDLQDSGQNWQTALKHARFPAAVSRYARKMSRFAQAPLHERAAALFYEGEPFIPDSFLLRLGQLGGNVKISRLLDYFERHIEGLKRPGFSASGRLVEILCNNDEKMSMEAEQAAEEAMKNRVELWNYIVEQLDTLPAPIKKQKSAANLRLVSSSVI
- a CDS encoding glycosyltransferase family 9 protein, translated to MAYKFDCRLFSGYKPCVHKRDCAGCPHYDPVKERICILSLEAMGAVLRSTCLLPAIKRRYPNSHITWITLKNTKALLDNNPYIDRILLADTTAINTAEHLQFDLLFAVDKSLEAGAIAQRLKAKEKRGFGLDANGVIVPLNPEAQYQYDVGLNDELKFFINQKTETQQITETMALDWQRDPYILQLTAAELEETRRRREFLIGGKAQGIIGYNTGCSLLFPYKKFTVERSIELIRAWRQAWPDHAVALLGGPEDTERQRLMKEAFANDPLVLNTPTTEGLRSGVLWMNTADMVLSACSLGLHIAIGLKKPSIAWFGVSCIQEIDLYDRGVKLQSDVSCSPCWKKSCDKPVKCYDQVSVERILAATAELMDQHILPKS
- a CDS encoding LD-carboxypeptidase yields the protein MPHKDQNHIRIISPAGRFQAELLDARLKELEAIGLPLSYHKLSPDPSWPFTAGSRLDRLEQLQSALLAPDVRYLMSVRGGYGVSDLLDGINWDQCRAIRPKAVIGFSDISALHSAFYTKLGWNSIHGPMPATELWRKHGDDDVRALLDLLSGQRRDVELPLLYEGKGLPPRVQGPAYGGCLSVLTNLIGTPYFPKTLEGHILYWEDIAEHPARIMRFMNQWIQSGALKGVRGLILGRFVGSEVEGMCTEAHMRETLAQRLNIPVWFCPLFGHCSPNWPLPVGWPVDVDGDRLRWTMEPQIGLINS